A window of Chryseobacterium shandongense genomic DNA:
TCCTTATAATATTGCGCTTTCAGTTTGGAATATTAAAAAACAATTGAAAGAAAGCAACGAAAATTGGGATAATATCCAATTAATACAAAATGAAAATAGAACGTACTTCATCAGCGAAGAACGTTGTAAAACGGGAACAAGTCTTTTTTACATTCCCTTAATTCCGCTTTACAGAATGTTGAAAAATAAGGCGAAGAAAAAATCGGCTCAACTGCTTTTGTCGGTTTGTTCTTATTTGTACAGAAACGCCAATATTCCTTACTACCGACAAGAAAATTCTTATCTGTATTGGAATTACGAAATGCTGACCGATTGGATTTCTGAAGATGAAGAAATAGACGAAAATCATTCCTCTAAAAAAGAACTTCAACAAGCCGAAATTATCGGAGATTTTATGGAACAGAAAATTTTTCATAAAAATAATGTCGAGGTTTTTGGAAAACGACTTGAAACTTTTAAAGCAAAAAATAATTTTGATAAAGAATGCTTTCAACTTTCGAAAAAGGTTTTTCAATTGTACAACGATTATCCCGAAGAAAGTATTTTCAGAAATGCCCATTTTAATAATATTCAAACGGAAGAGAATACGGATGATGATTTTTACAATGAAGAAAAAGTAGTTACAATGGACAAATACATTTCCTTTTTTGCTGACGATAAAGGATTGATTTATCAAAACCTTATTGACAGCGTGAACAATGATTTCAACGAATATTCAGAATTGCAAGAACCAATGATTACAAAGGTTTTTGATGGAAGCGATATTCCTAAAAATAACCTTGATTTTGAAAATCGATTGTTTGGAATTTTAATTCAGCTTTCAACATTATTGGGGGATTAATTCTGAAAAACACACATAAAACAATTAAATAATTTCCAAAAAAACAAAAAATGAGAAATACAAAAAACAAAGAAATAGACAGCGAAATAATTGATATCACCAATGATTTTGGAACACTTTATCTACCAAAATGTGCATTGCTTTTCTATGAAAATGAAGAAAAAAGTTCAGAAACTTATGTGGAATATTTTGATATGGATGAAGATGGAAATCCCATTAACGCACATCCTTTAACCGTTAGAGAAGCACAAAGACTTTCCAAATCGTTGAATATTCAAAACAAAAAAGATAAAGATTTTTTAAAATCAAAAGGGATTATTTCCATCAATATTCTTCATATCGATTCATCTGAAAATGGAAAAGTAGTTTGGTTTACAAAATCGCAGGAAAGAGAATTGTTTTTTTTGAAAAACTTAAATATTCCGAACGGAAAAGCCAATATTCCACCTTTACTTTGGGTTGCCAATAAGCAGAATTTGAAAATTTTCGCTGTGGAAAATGATGAACGACCTGATGAAAACACACCGATTTTCCACGCTCCATTCTTCAATGTTTACGAAAACGGAAATGTATGTATGGGAACGGTTGATGTGAAAATTAAAAATTCGGCTTCATTGGAAGAGTTTACCGAAAGTTGGGAAAATTATTTTTTCAATTCGTATTTCAGTCATTTGATGAATAGTCATAATCCGATAAAAGGAAATTGCGTGAATCTTTGGAAAAATCTCATTGGAACTAAAGAAACTTTTCCAATACACCAATTAATTGAAAATAATAAAACCTTAAAAGAACTTTTACAATGATAAATTCAGAAAAAAAGAAAATTCATTTTGTTGATAGCAGCTTGATAAATCCAACGAATCCGATAACAATAAATTTAATCGGAGCAGGTGGAACAGGTTCTCAAATGTTAACGACATTGGCAAGAATGAACCACGCTTTGACGGAACTGAATCACGCAGGATTGTCTGTAAGATTGTGGGATGATGATGTGATTACGGAAGCCAATCTCGGCAGACAATTGTTTGCAGAAAGTGAAATGGGATTTCATAAATCCGTAGCATTAATCAACCGAATCAACCGATTTTTTGGAACCAATTGGAAAGCGGAAAAACGAAAATTTGAAAAAGACAATTTGGGGAAAGTTCAAAAAAATATGCAATCTGTGATGTATATTTCGTGTGTAGATAATGTAAAATCTCGTTTTGCAATTGCAGAAATTTTAGATGGATTAAAGGAGAGTAGAGGATATTACCGAAATCAATCTAAATATTGGATGGACTTTGGGAATAGCCAATATTCGGGACAAGTTTTGCTTTCGACAATTGGAGATATTAAACAACCTAATTCTGAAAAATATGAAACTGTTGCGAATTTACCATTTGTAACAGAAGAATTTGGTGAACTTTTAAAGCTTTCGGAAGCGGAAGACGATACACCAAGTTGCAGTTTGGCGGAAGCCTTGGAAAAGCAGGATTTGTTTATCAACTCAACTTTGGCGCAAATGGGAAGTTCTTTGTTGTGGAGTTTATTCCGCAATGGATTGACGGAAAACAGAGGTATTTTCCTAAATCTAAAGAATTTTCAATCTCAACCGATAAAACTATAATTTTTGCTGTCTGATGAAAATCGGGCGGCAAAAATGCAATTCCTCCCTGCGGTCGGAAACGCATTTTTGCCGAAATAAGGATGCACCACATTTCTAAAACATTGCCAGGCTTGGGCGGGGATGTTTTTGAAAAGAGGCTGCGGGATTTTTATTTTTAGTAATTGTCCTATTTAAATGTATTTTTTATTTCTATAAATTTGTTAGAAGAAAAAGCTACTAAAAAATGATTTATGCAGTACCAACAAAAAAGGGTTTAGGAATTGAAATATGGGGAACTCGTGATGATTTGGAGTACATTTATGAAATTATCTCAAAATTTTGGAATGATGAAGCATACTTTCATGTTAAAGGATATGAAGATAAAAATAAATTGATTAGCAGTTTTTCATATGAAATCCGAAAAGCATCTTATGGAAGTAGATTAACAAGAAATCATAGTCATTATTCCTTTGAGGAAATTCCATATTTAGGTTTTAAAATATCTTGGGTGCATATTATATTCTCTATCGTAGCACTAAAGTATAATATGCGAATGGTTGATAGTAATAAAGCTGATATAGCAATGTTTTTACATCTCGAATATTGGATAGAGCAAGTAATAGAAAGCTATGATCCCATTGGAGCTAAGACGCTTTTGCCCTTTTTAAATGATGCTATTAATGCTGGAAATGAATATCTGTATTTGTACATGCGACATATTAATGCTAAATTTTTTGAAATGAGGGGCGGAAAAATCGCATTTAGAAAATTGGCTGATCTGATGAGAGTTTCCATTTATTTTTCAAATGAGTATAATGATTTTTTAGATTTTCTTAAATCAGAAGCTGAAAAATATAATTGCAAAATTGACGACTTGGAATTGAGTGATGATCATAAAATATATGAAATAGAATGGTAGTTCTTAACAAGGTAAATGCTTAAAAATGACAAATGAATCTCTTCAATCGTTACTTGAAAAATTAAACAGAAATGATGCGTCATCTAGCCTTATTTACTTAAGGTCTTTAAGCTCAAATGTTGATTTTGCAAAAATTTGGTTAGACAAACCAAAATTGACTGATAGTGTAACTAATTCTGATGGACCAGATAATTTTTATTTGATCAAAAATAGTGAAAACATTTTTGTTGCAATTGTATTTGATATGAAAAGAGATTTACATTGGTTTGTTCTTCAAAATTATAGGGGCATGGGGTATTTGACAGAGGCAATGAAAGACATAATTATTCCTCATTTATTTTTGAGTAGAGATGAACAAAGAATAACAATAAGGGAAAATGAAATTGGGCGAGATAATTTTACAGCTTCCGAAAAAGTAGCAGTTGGTTTAGGTTTTACAGCATCTGAAAATGGAGAATATTTTCTGTCAAATGACCAATGTACTATTGATGGACTTAATTTGGGACAAGACACCCAACTTTCCTCTGACAGAATTGATGAACTTAAAAAACACATCAATTATTTGGGGAGATCACTTTGGACAATACAAACTGAAATAGAAATGAATTTTGGAAATACAGATTATTCGGAAGAGCTCAAGGAATTGGTTGGTCAAATTAGAACCCATACTTGGAAATTAGAAGATTTTTATTGGGATAGCAAATCATGAAAAATTGATTTTTTAATCTAATTGACAACTGGGATGCAAAAATGCAATTCCTCCGTTGGTCGGAAACGAATTTTTGCAGGTAAGCGGAGCAACCCCATTTCTAAAAACCTACCCAGCTTTCCCGAAGGGTGTTTTTGGAAAAAAGGTTTCGAATTTGATTTTTTTAAGAATTATTTTCTTAGTAAATATTTTTATTGAGAAAATAATTTTTAAATTAGCTTATAAATAGATATAAAGAAAATTTTCTCATCATTTGTGTTTTAAGGATTACATTTTTATAATGTGATCCTTTTTTAGGTGTTCGCTTTTATGATGTAGTCATAAAAAAACAATGATATTTTTAGTTAGTACTCAAGTTCACCCTTTCGTTCGTGAGCAAGTTACCAAAATTATTCAAGAATGTGAACTAGCCCTTACCGGTCGTGCAAAAGTGAGAATAACCCAAGGTTTAAGAACTTACAAAGAGCAACAGGATCTATATGATCAGGGACGTACGAAACCTGGAAGAAAGGTAACTAACGCAAAACCTGGTCAAAGTATTCATAATTACGGTTTAGCAGTTGATATATGTATGATTATTGACGGGAAAACAGCAAGTTGGGACACTGCGAAAGATTGGGATAATGATAGAATAGCCGACTGGTATGAATGTGTGAAAATATTTGCTAAAAATGGTTGGGACTGGGGTGGCAATTGGAAAAACTTTAGAGATCTTCCTCATTTTGAAAGACGATTTATCATAAGAAACGGAAAACAAGTAAAAGCTTCTTGGAAAATTCTTCAACATTTAGCTAAAGATAAAAAGGGCTATGTCATTTTCAGGTGATTAATGACCTTCTTTTGATATTATGTTAAGTCATTGGCTTTAGAAATGTTAAATTTTTAATAAATAATTATATTTTTTGAATAGCTTCACTTTTGAATGAAGTATTTTAATAGATTTGAGAAATAAAAAACAAAACAAATGATATTAACAAATACAAATCGCAGGAGGATATTTTGATAGAAAATCATCTTTATGTATTTAATTTTTTTTTTTTATAGCATTACTTACTAAGCAGAGATTAGCTTTTTTTTATACACGCATCCAATCATAAATTTCAATAAAATAAGTATAAATCTTGTACCTCTCCTACTAAAACTAACAATTACAGGGTTTATTTAAACTTAAGTAGTTATAAAATTTACCACAATCACTTAATATGAAACAATATAAGCCTCATTCACATTTTTTTACTGATCTTTCAAGTTTAGCAGCAGCTAATGGAAATGATGGTTTTGGACCTGTTGCTGGTTCATTAACTACAAAGTATAGAGTCACATCAAAAGTAAAAGCGATCAATGCAAGTCCTGCAAAACTTTATGCTATCTGTGATGGTAGAATGCTGATACAGCCTAGCACTGATAACAATAAGATAAATATCATTATAAAACCATCTACTAACAATTACAGTCCGTTAAAAATTAAATATTTTATCTATAGAGGGATAAATAAAGCAGATTATTTTACAAATAATGTATTAAATCAGCCAGATGTAAATAAACCCATTACTGTAACAAAATTATGGACTACACTTCTAGCATTGAATGGTCTTACTTCTCCATCGGGAAATATCTTCCCCTTAGAGTATATATATGATTTTGCTGCACCTGGCACAAAATTAATTGATGAAGTGTAATCTCACCCAATTTAGGCACATTCAAAAATAGAGTTTTTTGTTAATATTGTTTTGTTATTGTTGTAAAAATTTTGTTGGAATGTGGGAAAATCTGCTGGATTGCGGAGGCTGATTTTTCCATATTTCAATAAAAAGCCCCTTGGTGATAAGTATTGCAAAGCACTATGCGGCCTTTCGTTGTTGTACATCCACATCCAGATTTCTGCATAAGTTCTCATCTCTTTTATGCTTTCAAATAGGTGAACATTTAAAAATTCGGTCCGAAAAGTCCTGTTAAACCGTTCAATGAGTGAGTTTTGGGTAGGTTTTCCCGGTTGAATAAAATGCAGTTCTATGTTCTGGTTGTTACACCAGTTTTTCAGTTTTTCGGCAATAAACTCCGGGCCATTATCCACTCTTATTTTTTCGGGTTTCCCTCGCCATTCTATGAGTTTTTCCAACTCAGCAATCACCCTTGCAGAAGGCAAACTTGTATCTATACTGATATTTAAAACCTCTCTGTTAAAGTCGTCAATAACATTCAAACTTCTCACGCTTTTTCCGTTTTCAAGCGTATCGTGCATAAAGTCCATGCTCCATGTGACATTGGGATAAATGGGACGTAAAAGTGGCTCTTTTATCCTTGCAGCAAGACGTTTCTTGCGTTTGTTTCTTAGATTAAGTTTCATCGAAGTATAGATTCTGTAAACACGCTTATGATTCCAACCGAATCCTAAGTTCCGCAACCGGTGGTGCATCGTCCAAAATCCCCAAGTCTCGTGCTCTTCTGCAAGCAAAGCCAATTGTGCACGGATCTCATCATCTTTACTTTTACGTATTTTCCTGTAATAAAAAACAGAAGTTTGTAGACTGAAAACCTGACACGCCCTGCGAAAACTCATCTGATGAGTTTCTTTTGAATACAACACCAGATCCCGCTTTTCGCAAGGCGTCAAAGCTTTTTTTCTATGACATCTTTTAAAACTACATTTTCCAAAGTAAGCTCTGCCACAATTTTTTTGTACTGTGAGAGTTGCTTTTCCAGCTCTTTGAGTTGAGCTAACTGATGAGCTTCCATACCGCCATATTTGCTTTTCCAATTATAAAAAGTTCCCTGGCTAATCCCATGCTCACGGCAAATATCATTAACGGATTTCCCCGCGTTTTGTTCAGACAAAATCTTGATGATCCGAACTTCTGTAAATTTACTCTGTTTCATTCTCTTCCAAATTTAAAAACTATAATTTTAAATGATCCAGTTTTTGGGGAAGATTACATAAGCTTTCCAAAAATCTTTGGTGAGCTGTATAGAAGGTGATTATATTGGAAATTTTAATGATGAAGTTGGCTTGGATATCGTTTTAGATGATGGAGAATATATTTTCGAAAATCAGGAAATCCTTTTTAGCTATAATTTAGATTTTGCAAGGGCTCAGGAATTTATTTTCGATATAGGTTCTCTTTCTGATACAAAGAAAAAAAGACTTAAAGAAAACATACATCAATTTTTAGATGCTGCTGCGTTTTGGGGATCTCATATTAACTGTGGTATAATTAAATATAAAGATGGAATTAAGGTGAGTAACATCAGTAGTATTTCAGAAATATTAAAAAAATATCAAACCGGCAATAAGCTTTATATCTATATACAAGGAGAAAATAATAGAAGTTTTAATTACTATGATTCTACTAGAAAAGTATATGGTTTTAGCGGTACAAGCCCAGAACCTGATAACACAAATGGGTGGCCAATTTTAATTAAACAATTGCTAAATAATTCTCCTCAAAATATAAACTTTCAATGTGACTACACTATCGAAAGCACTACCCTAGAAAGAAATTCAGAACGAAATATATCAGTTAATGTAATTGCTCCAAATGTAGATTTATTAGCATATCCTTCTACAGAAAGACCGCAAATTTCAGGAGAACAATTCGGATCACCTGCAGCTAATATTTTTGGAAAATCCGCATCAATCAGCATAACTTTTGAAAAAGAATCCAGTTTCGGGTTTTGTGCATCGTTTGTTTTTTTAAACTACAGAATGTTCCAGAAATTCCCTGTTGATAAATACTATAATGATTTGTGGGCAGTCAATGTCAAAAATTCTTTTAGCGTAGATACAACTACACATAAATTGCATTATATAACTTATGATAAAAGTCGAAATATAAATTTGGATGATGTAATAGGAGAAAGTGCTATTATAAAGAATAGAATTATTTTTGATGAGGGAAAAAATGGAACATTAAAGAAAAGAAGAAGACTTTTTATTGCAGAAATTAAACACAATTCAGGTATGGGAAATTGGACTAAGATTGCCTCAATACAAAGTAATGATTCAATTTTAACATTGGCATTAAGTAATACTGATTGGGGGAATGGTGGTGTACTTCCACTTGTTGATAATGACGGCAATGCGGTATTTCATCATTTTAAAGTATTAGCAGAAAATACCTCTGGAATGTTCAGCATTGAAGAAAACAGACTGACGATAGGAAATCAGTTTGCATTCTCTATAGAAAGTACTCCTCAATTGGCGAGGTATAAACCTTATTTTGGAACTGACGGTTTAGCACAAGATCATAATATTTATATGCCGCCATTTTCTATTTATGGTAATCAAGGGGATTCTTCAGCCGGAATAACCAGTACTGAGGAAGTATTGAATGTTTGGAAAGCAATGCCTGATATGTACATTATTCTTCCTGAAATTTTACATGATCATCAGAGAAACCCACAGGTCTATAATATTAAGACTAAAAAATTTGGATGCTATTATTCTATAAAAAGAATGTGGGATGGGGATATACAAAATAGTATGGCAAACTTCCTACGTGAATCAGTAAAAAGAACAAGAAAGGCAGGTGCAAGAGAGTGTGTTGTTAATCTAGGTTCAGATCCTGAATTTATAGAAAAAAATATAGTCAAATTAAAATTTGCTATTAATTCTGGAAATGATAAAGGCATGGATAAAATTACTTTGATTATTAATGGTCAATTTAATCATTATACTTTAGAACAAATCTTACATCTTTAACTGTACTGTAATCTCACCCAATTTAGGCACATTCAAAAATAGAGTTTTTTGTTAATATTGTTTTGTTATTGTTGTAAAAATTTTGTTGGAATGTGGGAAAATCTGCTGGATTGCGGAGGCTGATTTTTCCATATTTCAATAAAAAGCCCCTTGGTGATAAGTATTGCAAAGCACTATGCGGCCTTTCGTTGTTGTACATCCACATCCAGATTTCTGCATAAGTTCTCATCTCTTTTATGCTTTCAAATAGGTGAACATTTAAAAATTCGGTCCGAAAAGTCCTGTTAAACCGTTCAATGAGTGAGTTTTGGGTAGGTTTTCCCGGTTGAATAAAATGCAGTTCTATGTTCTGGTTGTTACACCAGTTTTTCAGTTTTTCGGCAATAAACTCCGGGCCATTATCCACTCTTATTTTTTCGGGTTTCCCTCGCCATTCTATGAGTTTTTCCAACTCAGCAATCACCCTTGCAGAAGGCAAACTTGTATCTATACTGATATTTAAAACCTCTCTGTTAAAGTCGTCAATAACATTCAAACTTCTCACGCTTTTTCCGTTTTCAAGCGTATCGTGCATAAAGTCCATGCTCCATGTGACATTGGGATAAATGGGACGTAAAAGTGGCTCTTTTATCCTTGCAGCAAGACGTTTCTTGCGTTTGTTTCTTAGATTAAGTTTCATCGAAGTATAGATTCTGTAAACACGCTTATGATTCCAACCGAATCCTAAGTTCCGCAACCGGTGGTGCATCGTCCAAAATCCCCAAGTCTCGTGCTCTTCTGCAAGCAAAGCCAATTGTGCACGGATCTCATCATCTTTACTTTTACGTATTTTCCTGTAATAAAAAACAGAAGTTTGTAGACTGAAAACCTGACACGCCCTGCGAAAACTCATCTGATGAGTTTCTTTTGAATACAACACCAGATCCCGCTTTTCGCAAGGCGTCAAAGCTTTTTTTCTATGACATCTTTTAAAACTACATTTTCCAAAGTAAGCTCTGCCACAATTTTTTTGTACTGTGAGAGTTGCTTTTCCAGCTCTTTGAGTTGAGCTAACTGATGAGCTTCCATACCGCCATATTTGCTTTTCCAATTATAAAAAGTTCCCTGGCTAATCCCATGCTCACGGCAAATATCATTAACGGATTTCCCCGCGTTTTGTTCAGACAAAATCTTGATGATCCGAACTTCTGTAAATTTACTCTGTTTCATTCTCTTCCAAATTTAAA
This region includes:
- a CDS encoding PRTRC system protein B — its product is MRNTKNKEIDSEIIDITNDFGTLYLPKCALLFYENEEKSSETYVEYFDMDEDGNPINAHPLTVREAQRLSKSLNIQNKKDKDFLKSKGIISINILHIDSSENGKVVWFTKSQERELFFLKNLNIPNGKANIPPLLWVANKQNLKIFAVENDERPDENTPIFHAPFFNVYENGNVCMGTVDVKIKNSASLEEFTESWENYFFNSYFSHLMNSHNPIKGNCVNLWKNLIGTKETFPIHQLIENNKTLKELLQ
- a CDS encoding PRTRC system ThiF family protein, with the translated sequence MNSEKKKIHFVDSSLINPTNPITINLIGAGGTGSQMLTTLARMNHALTELNHAGLSVRLWDDDVITEANLGRQLFAESEMGFHKSVALINRINRFFGTNWKAEKRKFEKDNLGKVQKNMQSVMYISCVDNVKSRFAIAEILDGLKESRGYYRNQSKYWMDFGNSQYSGQVLLSTIGDIKQPNSEKYETVANLPFVTEEFGELLKLSEAEDDTPSCSLAEALEKQDLFINSTLAQMGSSLLWSLFRNGLTENRGIFLNLKNFQSQPIKL
- a CDS encoding DUF6904 family protein gives rise to the protein MIYAVPTKKGLGIEIWGTRDDLEYIYEIISKFWNDEAYFHVKGYEDKNKLISSFSYEIRKASYGSRLTRNHSHYSFEEIPYLGFKISWVHIIFSIVALKYNMRMVDSNKADIAMFLHLEYWIEQVIESYDPIGAKTLLPFLNDAINAGNEYLYLYMRHINAKFFEMRGGKIAFRKLADLMRVSIYFSNEYNDFLDFLKSEAEKYNCKIDDLELSDDHKIYEIEW
- a CDS encoding GNAT family N-acetyltransferase; this encodes MTNESLQSLLEKLNRNDASSSLIYLRSLSSNVDFAKIWLDKPKLTDSVTNSDGPDNFYLIKNSENIFVAIVFDMKRDLHWFVLQNYRGMGYLTEAMKDIIIPHLFLSRDEQRITIRENEIGRDNFTASEKVAVGLGFTASENGEYFLSNDQCTIDGLNLGQDTQLSSDRIDELKKHINYLGRSLWTIQTEIEMNFGNTDYSEELKELVGQIRTHTWKLEDFYWDSKS
- a CDS encoding M15 family metallopeptidase, producing the protein MIFLVSTQVHPFVREQVTKIIQECELALTGRAKVRITQGLRTYKEQQDLYDQGRTKPGRKVTNAKPGQSIHNYGLAVDICMIIDGKTASWDTAKDWDNDRIADWYECVKIFAKNGWDWGGNWKNFRDLPHFERRFIIRNGKQVKASWKILQHLAKDKKGYVIFR